In Vibrio sp. JC009, a single window of DNA contains:
- the galM gene encoding galactose-1-epimerase, which translates to MAETMTLHPAYDGESARIYELKNKNGMKVSFMDIGATWLSCKLPVNNQGKEVLLGLSSMPDFEKHGTYLGATVGRFANRIANGCFTIDGETFQVWTNQGENVLHGGPEGFNKRRWAATELEDNSIMFALVSPDGDQGFPGELKATVTYTLTNDNEVVIRYTATSDKPTPVNLTNHAYFNLENAEEGVDCREHKIRINANYYLPTRADGIPFDEFAAVKNTSFDFTQFKAISTDFLADEQQKGAKGYDHSYIFNPLRNTKEPVATLTNRDESISLEVYTDKPAMQFYTGNWNDGTPRRIGGEYQDYSGIALETQLLPDAPNHPEWPGENSILQPGEVYRYRTKYKFGF; encoded by the coding sequence ATGGCTGAAACAATGACGTTGCACCCTGCATATGATGGTGAAAGTGCAAGGATATACGAGCTTAAAAACAAAAATGGCATGAAGGTGAGCTTCATGGATATCGGAGCAACCTGGTTAAGCTGCAAACTTCCGGTAAACAACCAAGGCAAAGAAGTGCTACTGGGGCTGTCTTCTATGCCTGATTTTGAAAAGCACGGAACTTATCTGGGGGCAACCGTCGGGCGTTTTGCAAACCGTATTGCCAACGGCTGCTTTACAATTGATGGCGAGACATTCCAGGTCTGGACAAATCAGGGCGAGAACGTACTGCATGGCGGTCCGGAGGGGTTTAACAAAAGACGCTGGGCAGCCACCGAACTGGAAGACAACAGCATTATGTTTGCTTTGGTTTCACCTGATGGCGATCAGGGCTTTCCGGGAGAGCTAAAAGCGACGGTTACCTATACACTGACTAATGATAATGAAGTGGTTATCCGCTATACCGCAACAAGTGATAAGCCAACGCCTGTTAACCTGACCAATCACGCTTATTTTAACCTTGAGAATGCAGAAGAGGGTGTTGATTGCCGGGAGCATAAGATTCGTATAAATGCCAACTACTATTTACCGACCAGAGCGGATGGTATTCCTTTCGATGAGTTTGCAGCAGTAAAAAATACCAGTTTTGATTTTACGCAGTTTAAGGCGATCAGCACAGATTTCCTGGCTGATGAGCAGCAAAAAGGGGCGAAAGGGTATGATCACTCCTATATTTTCAATCCGCTAAGGAACACGAAAGAGCCGGTTGCCACTCTGACCAACCGTGATGAATCCATTTCGCTAGAAGTCTATACAGATAAGCCGGCAATGCAGTTCTACACAGGGAACTGGAATGACGGAACGCCAAGACGTATCGGTGGCGAATATCAGGATTATTCAGGTATTGCTCTGGAAACCCAACTTTTGCCGGATGCGCCAAACCATCCGGAGTGGCCGGGAGAGAATTCTATTCTGCAGCCAGGTGAAGTCTATCGTTACCGGACGAAGTATAAGTTTGGTTTTTGA
- a CDS encoding DeoR/GlpR family DNA-binding transcription regulator, with amino-acid sequence MSKKVMYGEQRKQQILGLIKEKKSASVNELAQYFDVTTATIRTDLTELEKAGEVIRTHGGAILKSDIAHEQFLNERENEDKKIKVAFKALDLIEEDDSILIDTGTSTAAFARILANSDISRLRIFTNDFEIAKLLEGKSEFDVHILGGRVRKGFHYSYGGTAISELRKYKFDKLVLATSSLSFDKGLTTYHTETADLKVEMINSASNKILLLDSTKINKDSFAQFADLKEIDTVVVDNEISKFDYQNLSESIDNVIIA; translated from the coding sequence ATGTCTAAGAAAGTGATGTACGGGGAGCAGCGTAAGCAGCAAATCCTCGGTTTAATAAAAGAAAAGAAAAGTGCAAGTGTAAATGAGCTTGCCCAATACTTTGATGTAACAACCGCAACCATCCGCACAGATTTAACCGAGCTTGAAAAAGCTGGCGAAGTGATCCGGACTCATGGCGGTGCTATCCTGAAATCAGACATTGCTCATGAGCAGTTTTTGAATGAAAGGGAAAACGAAGATAAGAAAATAAAAGTCGCTTTTAAAGCGCTGGATCTGATAGAAGAAGATGACTCTATTCTTATCGACACAGGTACAAGTACAGCAGCTTTTGCCAGAATTCTTGCAAACTCAGACATCAGCAGACTGAGAATATTTACCAACGATTTTGAAATCGCCAAATTGCTGGAAGGTAAAAGTGAATTTGATGTCCACATCTTAGGTGGCCGGGTTCGTAAAGGCTTCCATTACAGTTACGGCGGCACAGCCATTTCTGAACTGAGAAAATATAAGTTTGATAAACTGGTTCTTGCAACCTCTTCACTTAGCTTTGATAAAGGTCTGACAACCTATCACACAGAAACTGCGGATCTGAAAGTAGAGATGATTAACTCTGCCAGCAACAAAATCCTTCTTCTGGACTCAACAAAAATCAATAAAGATTCGTTTGCTCAGTTTGCAGACCTGAAAGAGATTGATACTGTGGTGGTAGATAACGAGATATCTAAATTCGACTATCAGAATCTGTCTGAAAGCATTGATAATGTAATCATTGCTTAG
- the deoC gene encoding deoxyribose-phosphate aldolase yields MSLTVKELAALFDHTNLHAYATKEDLQKLCDEAREYGFASVAINSYPVEMCREMLQGCDVLTGAAIGFPLGQTTIEAKTFEAQDAVEKGAEEFDYLLNVGKVREHDWDYIKREMESLVAVARKGGIVCKVIYETCYLTEEEIIEVSKIAAEVKPDFVKTSTGMGTAGAKPEHIAIMKQYSGVQVKASGGVRSLADARAMIEAGATRIGSSSGIKIVEELKAELAATPA; encoded by the coding sequence ATGAGCTTAACAGTTAAAGAACTTGCTGCACTATTTGACCACACTAACCTTCACGCTTACGCGACAAAGGAAGATTTGCAGAAACTATGTGACGAAGCGCGTGAATACGGTTTTGCTTCAGTTGCAATCAACTCTTACCCGGTAGAAATGTGCCGTGAAATGCTTCAGGGCTGTGACGTACTGACTGGTGCTGCTATCGGTTTCCCTCTGGGTCAGACTACTATCGAAGCAAAAACTTTCGAAGCGCAGGACGCTGTTGAAAAAGGTGCTGAAGAATTCGATTACCTTCTTAACGTAGGTAAAGTACGTGAGCACGACTGGGATTACATCAAGCGTGAAATGGAATCTCTTGTAGCGGTTGCTCGTAAAGGCGGCATCGTATGTAAAGTTATCTACGAAACTTGCTACCTGACTGAAGAAGAGATCATCGAAGTATCTAAGATCGCAGCTGAAGTGAAGCCTGACTTCGTTAAGACTTCTACAGGTATGGGTACTGCTGGTGCAAAACCTGAGCACATTGCAATCATGAAGCAGTACTCTGGCGTTCAGGTTAAAGCATCTGGCGGCGTACGTTCTCTGGCTGATGCCCGTGCAATGATTGAAGCTGGTGCAACTCGTATCGGTAGTTCTTCTGGTATCAAGATTGTTGAAGAACTAAAAGCTGAACTGGCGGCTACTCCAGCTTAA
- a CDS encoding Gfo/Idh/MocA family oxidoreductase — protein sequence MKDKINVCLIGCGRAGMIHARSYNGNVPNAQLIAICDPFEENLKTAQAELNVKYQYTDYNDVLKNDEVDAIVVVTPTQFHKDIVVAAANAGKHVFCEKPMAGSAEECDAMIEACKANNVKLQLGFMRRFDESFQKGKEIIDNKQVGEVTMIKSLTHGPSEPKAWMFDISDSAGPIGEVNSHDLDTLRWYAGSEVKMIHAIGRNFRSPEVAADYPDYYDTCAVLLEFENGVLGMVDGAQYVQYGYDARAEILGTHGIAKVGSQKNNNVELVTKDKLLHTDSMPSWTKLYKDAYIAEAKAFVEAIQNDTETLVTGHDGKMALILVQEGLKSLLEKRPVYIGKE from the coding sequence ATGAAAGATAAAATTAACGTATGTCTTATTGGTTGTGGTCGTGCTGGCATGATCCACGCAAGAAGCTACAACGGTAACGTACCAAATGCTCAGTTGATCGCTATCTGTGACCCGTTCGAAGAGAACCTGAAAACAGCACAGGCTGAACTGAATGTTAAATACCAGTACACAGATTACAACGACGTTCTGAAGAACGATGAAGTTGATGCAATCGTTGTTGTTACTCCAACTCAGTTCCACAAAGATATCGTTGTAGCAGCAGCTAACGCAGGCAAGCACGTATTCTGTGAAAAGCCAATGGCGGGTAGTGCAGAAGAGTGTGATGCAATGATTGAAGCGTGCAAAGCAAATAACGTTAAGCTTCAGCTTGGCTTTATGCGCCGCTTTGACGAAAGTTTCCAGAAGGGTAAAGAGATCATCGACAATAAGCAGGTTGGTGAAGTGACAATGATCAAATCTCTTACTCACGGCCCAAGTGAGCCAAAAGCCTGGATGTTCGATATCTCAGACAGTGCCGGTCCAATTGGTGAAGTAAACAGCCACGACCTGGATACTCTACGCTGGTACGCAGGCTCAGAAGTAAAAATGATTCACGCTATCGGCCGTAACTTCCGTTCACCTGAAGTTGCTGCAGACTACCCTGATTACTACGACACCTGTGCAGTTCTGCTTGAGTTTGAAAACGGTGTTCTTGGTATGGTAGACGGCGCTCAGTACGTTCAGTATGGCTATGATGCGCGCGCAGAAATTCTTGGTACTCACGGCATTGCGAAAGTGGGTAGCCAGAAAAACAACAATGTAGAACTTGTGACTAAAGACAAGCTTCTGCACACAGATTCAATGCCTTCATGGACCAAGCTGTACAAAGACGCTTATATCGCAGAAGCGAAAGCATTTGTTGAAGCAATCCAGAACGATACAGAAACTTTGGTTACCGGTCATGACGGTAAGATGGCACTAATTCTGGTTCAGGAAGGTCTGAAGTCACTTCTTGAAAAACGCCCTGTCTACATTGGCAAAGAATAA
- a CDS encoding alcohol dehydrogenase catalytic domain-containing protein, with protein MSMMKAARLKGKLDIQVEEVAIPEIAENEMLLKVKSASLCGTDVRMYKNGYKDVSPENPLIIGHEFAGEIAKVGSEVKGGYFEGQKVAIAPNIGCGTCDLCVSGQTHLCDDYDAWGVTMDGGFAEYVRIPAFAIEQGNIAPLDDEISYAEASLVEPLSCVYNGQKQINILPGDDVLVVGMGPIGLMHVMVCKLFGAAKVIVADLSDERLAKAKELFPDVYTVKGDLKEEIKKITGKGVDVSIIAAPAAIAQSESTEYMNMNGKILFFGGLPKDKEMVPLNSNTIHYKQLSIHGCTKQSVYDYRLCSKLVNDKRIPLNLIVSETYSIDEFDKALDNAAAAKGLKHVIAFD; from the coding sequence ATGAGTATGATGAAAGCAGCACGTCTTAAAGGCAAATTAGACATTCAGGTTGAAGAAGTAGCAATTCCTGAGATCGCAGAAAACGAGATGCTGTTAAAAGTAAAATCAGCTTCTCTGTGTGGTACTGACGTACGTATGTACAAAAACGGCTACAAAGATGTTTCCCCTGAAAACCCGCTTATCATCGGTCACGAATTTGCCGGTGAAATTGCGAAAGTAGGTTCAGAAGTAAAAGGCGGCTACTTCGAAGGTCAGAAAGTGGCTATCGCACCAAACATCGGCTGTGGTACCTGTGATCTTTGTGTAAGCGGTCAGACACACCTTTGTGACGACTATGATGCATGGGGCGTAACAATGGACGGTGGTTTTGCTGAGTATGTTCGCATTCCTGCATTCGCTATCGAGCAGGGCAACATTGCACCACTGGATGATGAAATCTCTTACGCTGAAGCATCACTGGTTGAGCCTCTGAGCTGTGTATACAACGGCCAGAAGCAAATCAACATCCTGCCGGGTGACGATGTACTGGTTGTGGGCATGGGTCCAATCGGTCTGATGCACGTAATGGTTTGTAAGCTGTTTGGTGCTGCTAAGGTTATCGTTGCTGACCTGAGTGACGAGCGTCTGGCAAAAGCAAAAGAGCTGTTCCCTGATGTATACACTGTTAAGGGTGATCTGAAGGAAGAGATCAAGAAGATCACTGGTAAGGGTGTAGATGTAAGTATCATCGCAGCGCCTGCGGCAATCGCTCAGTCTGAGTCTACCGAGTACATGAACATGAACGGTAAGATCCTGTTCTTCGGTGGCCTGCCAAAAGACAAAGAGATGGTGCCACTGAACTCAAACACCATCCACTACAAACAGCTGAGCATCCACGGTTGTACTAAGCAGAGCGTTTACGACTACCGTCTGTGCAGCAAGCTTGTAAACGACAAGCGTATCCCTCTGAACCTGATTGTTTCAGAAACTTACTCAATTGATGAGTTTGATAAGGCACTGGACAACGCTGCAGCGGCGAAAGGCCTTAAGCATGTGATTGCTTTTGACTAA